AGGCAATATTTGATGTTTTAGGCTGGAATGTCGAGATAAAGCCCATAAAGTCAAACGAGCTCAACAGGCTGGCGAAGAGGCCAAGGTTCTCTGCGCTGAAGAATGAAAAGCTGGAAAAAATTGGGCTAAGAATGAGACATTGGAGAGAAGCCTTGGAAGAGTATTTAAAGGAGAAGGGTTACGTGTAGAGGTCTTCGGATTAAGACGAGGCTCTCAAGAAGTACAGCGAATAGTCCCCCAATGTCTCCCATAGTGCTCCCATCCTTGGATGCTTTTTCTTGAGCTTTTCTACCAAGGAATTTTACCTCAGCAGACCTCCATACATTGAAGCAAAAACTGAGATGGTGAAGTCGCTGTTCATTAACAGCTATCCTACGATGTTTAGAGTTTATTCTTTAGAGGACCTTCTTGCAAAGAAAATTGTTGCTCTATACAACCGTATGGAGGGCAAGGACATTTATGATGTCTTTCATACCCTCGACATGAAGTTTGAGATGGAAAAATTCCTGAAAGCGTTGGAGCTTAACACAAAGTTTTACCTCATCGAGGGAGATTTCTGGGACGAGTTAATCAGAAATTTAAGTCAGGCAAAGAAAAATGCCCTTCAGATCGGCAGTTCAACCAACCACTTTATTTCCAAGAGCCTCCGCCCGAACTAGGAGGAGCTAATTGAAAGCCTAGGCTTCAGGATAGAAGAACTTTTTAAATGACAGCCTTTAAAGCAAAGGAGGGAAGTGAGTCTCATGAGTGAGTCAAGTCAGGCTTTGCAAAGGATTGTGAGGGGGACAGGGATAGTTTTTGCTGGGACTCTTATTTTGATGTTCTTTGGATTTTTGAGTAGGGCTATAATGGCAAGGTACTTCTCTGTGAGCGAGTATGGAGTGTTTAACCTAGCTTTAACAGTTCTGAGCATCGTCCTTGTTGTGGCGACGCTGGGCTTTCAGAATTCTCTTCCCAAGGAAGTGGCGTTTTACAGGGAGAGGAAGCCTTCGAGAGTTAGAGAGCTGGTTCCAATATTGTAAACTATATTTTAAACTTCAGTCTTTGGACATTAAATCTCAATGAAATCATTATATTTTTCGTCGTCCTTTGCAAATTCTTGGAGCCTTTTGGCTCTTTCGGCAAGGTAATCACAACCAGTCCTTTCCAAGGAGCTGATAAAGTTGTATGGTAAAACGTTCAAAAATTTCCTTAGTTCTTCTTTCTTTATTTCTGGAGGAACTTCTTGCAGTCTTTCTATTATTAACTCCAGTTCCAGTAAGCATTGGCTCAAAGCATGTTCAAGGTTTTTCTTGATTTCAGGGACAAAGTAGAGTGGATATAAGAATATAACAAGATCCGCAAAAATTACCCTAAAGATGGGCTCTATCATGTTTAATATCCATGTCGCTTCATTCTGACTTATTCTGCCACTCTCAAATTGATCAACTGTATACAGGGCGAGAGAACGCAATATGTGGGTTAATCCTTCGATAAATGCCAATATCGATTCGAACTCCGCTAAATCAGATTTTTCTATTCTCTTTTCCTCTATCTCCCTTGCCATGGTTTTTATTTTATTTGAAAAATTATTTCGCATATATTCCCCGATTTTTCTAAGGATGTATGCAGTAGCTCCTACGTTTTGTGATTGAATGCTTTTGGAAGATATTCTGTAGATTTTCCAAAGTGTATCCCCTTCCGTAATGCTATAGATTTTTAAGAACTTGTCAATAAGCACTTTTGGATTGAACAGAATGAAAGAATCATATACAAAAAGAGGGAGGATTATGAGATTAAATGTGCCCCATATGTATGCCAAGCGTAGTGAAGAGGGGTTAAGGTTTCCTGCATTTTGTAACAATGTTAACATCAGGACAATTGAAGCTGCATAAGAAATAAATACCAGCCAGAATTCAATGTTTTTGCGATATACGTTGAGAACAACTTCTGAATACTCTTTTAGTGTGAGCTGAACTCCCACAAGCATCATGGTTATGTATATAGCTATAATTGTTCCCTCCACTTGGGCCAATGCACTCAGGAAGTATCTAATATCCTCTGGATCAACATTTTGAAAGAATCCGAGCTCTAAAAAGATATACACTATCTCCACACTTATTATAAGGGACAGGATATAGGATGGCAGGGGTTCATGTTCTTTTAGTGCCCTTATTAATCCGTGCATGAGGATATTAAGAAGTTTTTGACTTAAAAGCGTTAGTACTAAGAGAGCAGATAATACAGCAATTTTAAAAAGCTAAGTATTTCATCAAATTTTTGAGCGAGGTGCAATCATGAACACAGTCCAGAGAATTGCAAAGAATATGGCTGTGCTATTTCTTGCCAGAATCGTTAGTATGCTATTCGGATTTTTCTATGTGATGTATACTGCAAGACATTTGGGTCCGGCGAATTATGGTATCCTATCATTTGCCTTAGCTTTAAATGGCATATTTGGGGTTATCGCCAACTTTGGCCTTGATCCTTTGACCGTCAGAGAGGTTGCGAGAGATAAGACCCTGGCAAGGAAATATCTTGCAAATGGACTTGTACTGAAGCTGTTATTCGGAACACTAACATTTTTGATTGTTTTTGTAGTTGTGAATCTCTTAGGCTATCCCGAAATCACGAGAAAAGTTGTATACATAATAACCCTGTCTACTATCATTGCAGGACTAAATAATCTGTTCAATGACATCTATCAAGCGTTTGAGAGAATGGAGTTTATATCCATCGGGCAGATTCTGCAGAGTGTGTGTTCTTTGATTTTTGCGATAATTGCGATAAAGCTCGGCTTGAACGTGGTGTATTTTGCGGTGATTTATCTTATTGTGAATTCGATTGTTTTGGGGTATCATGTCGTTATAACAACCTGGAAGTTTTTAAAGCCAAAGATTGAGGTTGATTTCAACTTTTGGAAAAGCGTTGTAAGGGAAGCGTGGCCGTTTGCTGTGACATCTATTTTTGTATCAATTTATTATCAAATTGACATTGTGATGCTCTCTTATATGAAAGGAGACAAAATTGTTGGATGGTATAATGCAGCATATAGACTAGTATTGATATTATTAATTATCCCACAAATTTATTTTGCTACTGTCTATCCAGTAATGTCAAAATTTTATAGTATTTCAAAGGATAGCCTTAGGTCCATCTTTGAACGCTCTTTCAAATATATGATGATAATTGGTATTTCAATTGGTCTTGGAATAACGTTATTGGCTGATAAGATTATTCTATTAGTCTATGGAGATGAGTTCGCGCCAGCAACAATTGCTTTACAGATTTTAGTCTGGTCAGAAGTTATATCTTTTGTGAATATAGTTTTTGCTAATCTCTTAAATGCAACTAATAATTCATTACTAAACACTAAACAAACACTAATTTCAGCTATTTTAAATGTGATACTCAATTTCATCCTAATCCCCAAGTATAGCTACATTGGTGCTGGTTTAGCAACAGTATTAACAAAAATAGTATCTTTAATAATACTCATAAAATTTATTAAAAGGTTAGACTTTATGCCAAGATTGAAATGGTTTGACAAGGAAGATATAGAAATATTTAAGACTGTTTTAGGACTAAGGAGGTGAAGAAAATGACCTTTGCAATTTATTTTTCAAAGAAATATAATGTATACCTAAAAAATTCCGAAGAATTTTTGCCTTATATGAACCCACAATTCTATTTCTATAACTATGATACAAGCCTTCTAGAGAAGATAAATATGTTGCAAGCTAAACTTAACTATTTAATCCAAGCTTTGAGTAATGGAAGTTACTTTGATATTAAATCAGTATTATTTAACTCGTTAAATACTATTAATATCTCATATATTAGGAATGATTTACTTTTTATTAAATATTTGTTAGAGAGCATAGAAAGTACCGAGAAAACAGAAAATAAAAAAGAAGTATTGTATATCTCATCAGTAATAAATAATATCTGTACAAAGAAAAAAGCACACATCTTTGAGGTTTTATTCATTATCAAATATATATATCAGTTACTACATAACTACGTAGACTTATTTGATTTAAAAAATAGAACTAAAATAATTAATGTCAAAACCAGAGCTATGGAAAATCTCAATGACCTTCCTGCTACAGTATCACCCATATTGCTGTCTTTAAAGGGGTATGTCTCAAATAATCTAAAGGACTACATAGTCGATTTCTATATTCATGGAAGCATATCAACAAAAGACTTTACCAAGTTTAGTGACTTAGATACTGCAATAATATTAAAAGATGACACGCTTTTAGACATTGATAAGTTTGCAAGGTTTCTCAAAAGTAATTTTCGTTCCATAAAGTATTGCTATCAATTTAACTTGTTGCATCACCATGGACATTACATATTAACTGAGCGTGATCTTCAATATTATAATCAGGCTGTATTACCAGCAGAAGTATTTAGATATTCAACTCCACTATTTGGGAATGAAGAGATAAGATTTAATGTTAGAGATTCTACATTTGAACATTTTAGCTTGGTATGGAATGTGATTCAATATTTCAGAAGAAGTTACGTTTTACATTTCAAGAATATTAACAATATGTATAAATTTAGGTTTTTCGTAGCAACTATTTTATTTCTCCCCGTGATTTTTCTCGAAACTAAGGGGATTTATGTATATAAAAAATACTCATTTGATTTAGCAAAGAGGTATTTCTCTACTGAAGAATGGGAAGCAGTTGAAATTGCCAGCGAATTTTGGAGGAACTGGGATTATAAACCGCCATTTCTAGTTAGATTAAGTTCAATTATCTCCTTAAGGCTTATGCACAACTATAAGATATTTGACTCATTTTTAGCAAATTATCCAAGTAAATTACCATCATCAATTCAAAAGACAATTTCAAGAGAAAAATTTTTTGAAAAGTCTATAATTTTTAGTGAAGCTATAGCAGATGACTTATATCATTCCTTTATAAAACTGTGGAGGTGGAACCGATGAGAGAATTTTATTTTTATGGATACCCTACTCAGCTTTCGATTTCTACATATGAGGAAGTTCTAAGTGAGTATGTAGATTTAATTTCTCAAGATGACAACGTCTTAGCAGTGTATCAAAGTGGAAGCATTTCTGTCCCAGGCATCTCAGATTTAGACATTTTCATAGTGTTGGATGATCCCTTTAATAAAAATACAATAGAGGTACTTAGGAACTGGAGAAGAGATATGACATCAAGATACATATTTTACCATTCACCATTTATTATATCAAAAGAAGATTTCCCCAGCATAAAATATGTCCATACAGCATTTAATTTGAGAAGGATATATGGTAGTGAGATACCAATTATAAATCCTAGCAATGATGAGATAACCTTTATTAAAATCCTAAATATCCTAGATTGGTCTTATATATTGACAGTTTCTCTTTCAGAAATGTTCCTTCGTCGTAAGATACATATGCGAACAGCACTAATGACACTTGGAAGTGTGGCTCATACTCTTGCACTTGCTCAAGATATTCTGGGATGCAAAGATTATAGAAAAATTATTCGTTCTATACGGGCTTTCCGTAGAAACTTTTTTAAGCTCCCAGACCATGGATACAAGTATAGAATGCCTGATTTAATAATAAAATCGTTTGAGGCTCTCATAGATATAGTCAAGCACGTAACAGAGTATATGTTGAGTATGGAATACATATATTATGATGTACATAAAAATATTAAATTACAAGTAAGACCTGATTTAATTATTAACTTTAAAAGCTATAAAAGCACTTATGATATCTATAATGGTAAATTAATTAAAGTATTAGCTATACCAATAATTGCCATTGAACTTCCAAATACATTTTTGATCATTAATTCAGAATACTCTAAATATTGCTCACAAGGTATTCTAAAAGTTTATAGAATTAACTCTTACTACAATTTGCATTTAGATAATGACTTTAAACATGTTATTCAAAAGAGAATGACACTTTTTAATAAGATAATTAAATATATTCCAGAAGATTTTACACAATACATTCCAATAAATTTTTATTCTAAACAAGACCTCTGCAGCAACTCGTACTTTATTAGAACAATATTTAGGACAGTAATTAACGAATTAAAATATTTAGCAAATCAATTTAGATTCAAGAGGTGATAACACAATGAAAATTTCAGCCGTTGTAGTCACGTTCAATCGTAAAAAACTCCTTTTAGAGTGTCTAAATGCTCTCAGAAACCAAACATACCCATTAGATGCTATTTTTATAATAGATGGGCCTTCAACTGACGGAACTCCTGAAGCTCTGTTAGAGTGTGGATACATTAAAGAGCTTCCTCCAAAAAAAGGCAACTGGTCATGGGAAACAAAAAACGTTATTTACAGCCCAATTAACAATAAGCCTATAAAAGTTTATTACGTTAGGCTTTATAAGGATGTAGGAGGTTCAGGTGGGTTCTATGAGGGGGTAAAACGAGCCTATGAAGAAGGATATAATTGGATTTGGTTAATGGACGACGATGCAGAGCCAAGAGAGGATGCGTTGGAGAAATTGATAAGGTATATGAATCTACCGGGAGTTATTGCATTGGCCCCTACAGTAATTCGACCAACTGGGGAGATATCCAAGCCCCACAGAGGTATTTTATGTTTTAAGAAGATTTTTCCGATGATTCAAATTCCTTTGGATGAGTCTAAATACAAAAGTAATCAGCCAGTTCAAATCGACTTTGTATCGTTTGTAGGTCCACTAATAAAACGGGATGCAATTAAAATTGTAGGGTTTCCTAAAAAAGAGTTCTTTATACATCATGACGATGTTGAATATTCTATTCGATTGAGAACCGTTGGAAAAATATATCTAATTCCAGACAGTGTGATAATTCATAAAGAAAATATAAAGAAAACAAGTTTAATCAAAAAGAGATTTCTGGGAAAGACAATATACAGAATACCGTATAACAAGCTTTGGAAAACTTATTACGGGACTAGAAACTTAACATATCTTGGTAGGATATATTCAAAAAGCAAGTTTAAATTCTATTTTAAGTTACTAAAACGATGGGCAGTCTCTGTTGGTGCAATAATTCTATTCGACGATCATAAGATCAAGCGCATTCAGTTTATAACCTCTGCATATCTTGATGGTCTTAGGGGTAAGTTTGATAACGAAAAACCCAAAAGAATACTGTATGGAGGGAAGAAGGAATGAAAATTGGAATCCTTGGTGGCGGTTTGGCAGGGCTTTCCTTAGGATACTTCCTTAACCAAAGGGGTTATGATTTCACAATCCTCGAAAAGAGCTCAGAAACATCCGGATTGTTAAAATCAGTTCAGATTGATGGGTTTACCTTTGACGTGGGTGGCTCTCATATTATCTTCTCAAAGGACCGTGAGATACTCAACTTCATGGTTTCATTGCTTAGAGACAATGTTGTGAAAAACCGCAGGAACACCAAAATCCTTTACAAGGGACACTACGTAAAGTATCCCTTTGAAAATGGCTTGGCTGACCTACCAAAGCAAGACAACTTTGAATGTTTATATCATTTTATCCAAAACCTCATCGCAAAAGAGAAAGGACTATTGAAACCTCCAAGAAACATGAAGGAATGGTTCTATTATATGTTCGGCAGAGGAATTGCAGAAAAATACTTGATACCTTACAACGAGAAGATCTGGAAATATCCCTTAGAGAAAATGAGCACGGTATGGGTCGAGAGAATACCCCAACCACCAGTTGAGGACATAATAAAGTCCTCTCTTGGGATTCCAACTGAGGGCTACGCCCACCAGCTTTACTTCTACTATCCAAAAGTTGGAGGGATACAAAGCTTAGCAAAAGCCTTTGAAGAGCCAATAAAAGACAAAGTAATTACAAACTTTGAAGTCAAGAAGATAAAAAAGGAGGATGGAAAATGGATTGTATCTAATGGAAATAAGGAATTTGGATTCAACAAGATAATTTCTACCATTCCACTGCAAGAGCTGATTAAAGCCCTAGAAGACGTGTCTATGGAAGTTATCGAGGCCGTGAATAATTTGAAGTTCAATTCACTAATAACGGTTGGCATAGGAGTTGATAAGCCCAAGCTTAATGACTTTTCATGGTTGTATATCCCAGACAAGGATGTTTTAACCCATAGGGTTAGCTTTCCTTCGAACTACTCACCTTATGTAGCCCCTCAAGGGAAGTTTTCAGTTCTGGCTGAAATAACTTATAGAGAAGGAGACGAGATCAGCAAAATGAAAGACAAAGAAATTGCAGAGAGGACAGTAGAAGATTTGGATAGACTTGGGATAATTAACAAAGACGATGTAATCTTGACGACTGTGTATAGATTCAAATATGCTTATGTAATCTACGACCTAGAATACAAGAAAAACCTTAAAACGATCTTCGCTTATTTAAAGACCGTAGGAATCGACAGCATCGGCAGGTTTGGGGGCTGGGAGTATGCGAATATGGATGCAGTAGTTAAAACAGTGATGGAATATGTCAAAAACCAGATCGGGAGTAACTGGGCATAAGAGAAATGGAAATCCGGAATTTATCTAAGTTAAGCAGAAATACGGTGAGCTTAATGAAGGTATCAATCCTAACACCTAATTTTTCTTCAAATTGCCTTGGGAGAGCATACTTGCTGGCTCAGCTAATCTCTCAATTTTCCGAAGTTGAAATTGTTGGACCAGCTTTAGCTAAGGATGTTTGGGAACCGTTGTCGAATCAAGCAGATATTCCCTTCAAGGTTATTAATTGGAGCTCAACTGCTTTCATTAAAAAAATATCTTCAGCCGTTAGCGGAGATGTTATTTACGCATCAAAACCGCTGATAAATAGTTTTGGTGTAGCCCTGATTATTCATCAAAAAACAGGAATTCCAGTAATATTAGATATCGATGATTGGGAACTTGGGTTTGTTAAAGATTCTGCAAATTCGGTGTTTAAGTTACCATTCTACGCGTTTCCCCATAGATTTAATGGTTTTCAATCTATTTCTGATGTTTTTTTGTTAGAGAAGACTGCACAATTATTAAGAGAAGAAATCTCAATAACAGTCTCTAATTCTTTTCTTCAAAAAATGTTTGGCGGAACAATAATCTGGCATACAAGAGATGAAAATGTGTTTAACCCTAAAAAATATGATCCTGAGGAGTCTCGAAGAAGTTTTGGAATTCCTGAAGATAAGGTAGTACTAATGTTCTTTGGAACTCCTAGACCTCACAAAGGTCTTGAAGAATTAATTCAGGCAATATACACTACTGAAGAGCTCAGAAACAACCAAGAGCTCACCCTTGTAATTGGAGGCATTGGGAAAGATCTATATTCTCAAAAGATAGCACAACTTGGAAAGAAACTTTTGGGTGATAAGGTAATTTTCATTGGGCACGTTCCCTTTGAGGAAACCCCAAAAGCTGTTGTTGCAAGTGACATATACATAATCCCCCAAAAGAAAACATACGCCTCTTTTGGCCAGCTTCCAGCAAAGCTATTTGATGCAATGGCTATGGCCCGTGCCATAATATCAACTAATGTCTCAGATATTCCAAGAATTTTAGATGGGGTTGGAATAGTGATCTCATCAGAGACATTAGAGAAAAATTTAAGCGAGGAAATACTATATCTTGTTGAAAACCTAGATGAAGCACGAAAATTAGGAACGAAAGCTAGGAGAAGGTTTGTGAAATTATATGGATTTAATCCCATGAGAAAAAAGCTTGAAAGAATACTTAGAACAAAAACTTAGCAAAGTGAAGAGCAAGGGGGTAGTAGGATGAATATGGATTGGGTCGAGAGTCTAAAAAAGAAAATCAAAGATAGGTCTGCAATTATAGGAATTGTCGGTTTGGGATATGTTGGGTTACCTTTAGCAGTTGCTTTTTCAAAAAAGTTCAACGTAATTGGATATGACATCAATACTAAAAAGATAGATAGCCTCAAAAAAAGGAAATCATACATTGAGGACGTTAGAGATGATGAAATAAATCTAAACCGATTACAACCAACAAACGATCCCGAAGACCTTAAAAAGTGTGATTTCATCATTATTACTGTGCCCACACCTCTCAGAGAGGATAAAACTCCGGATTTATCTTATGTGAAAGACGCTGCTAGAACTGTTGGAAGAATTTTGAGAAGAGGCCAGTTTGTTATTTTAGAGAGCACTACATATCCTGGAACTACCGAAGAGGTTTTAATTCCAATTCTAGAAGAGGAAAGTGGGTTAAAGGTAATTGAGGATTTTGGTGTAGCCTATTCCCCCGAGAGAATTGACCCTGGCAATAAAAGGTACAAAATTGAGAATACTCCTAAGGTTGTCGGTGGCTTAACTCCAGAGTTTACAGAACTAGCATCAATGCTCTATGGGAGTGTAATTGAAAAAATTGTTCCAGTAAAAGATTGCAAGACTGCCGAAGCCGTCAAAATGCTCGAAAATGTTTTTAGAAATGTTAACATTGCGTTAGTTAATGAGCTGGCATTAATTTTCGAAAAAATGGGGATAGATATCTGGGAAGTAATTGAGGCTGCAAAAACAAAGCCTTACGGCTTTATGGCGTTTTATCCTGGCCCTGGAGTTGGGGGACATTGTATTCCGGTGGATCCATACTACCTATCATACAGGGCAAAGCAGTTTGGGATAATCCCAAGATTTATCGAAACTGCTGGGGAAATTAATAATTATATGCCTGTACATACAGTAAATTTAGCCGAGACAGGATTAAGAAAAATTGGAAGGAAAATTAGAGGCGCGAAAGTTGCTGTATTGGGCCTAGCATATAAGGCGGATATTAGTGATACTAGAGAATCTCCTGCAATTAAGATCATTGAAGAACTAATTGAAAGAGGGGCGCAAGTTAAGGTTTATGATCCTTATGTAAAATCAGTTAGAACAAAATTTGGAACATTTAGGGTCACTGAGACTCTTGAAGATATTTTAAAATGGAGTGATTGTGTTATCTTTGTTACAGACCATTCACTATTCAAGGAAAAAATGGAAGAGATCCTAAAAATCTTCGGAGAAACATCTACGAAAAAGGTAATTGTAGACAGTAGAAACATCTTCGAAAAAGTTTCCCCGAGCACGTTTTTTAATTCTAAGTTAGAGTACATAAAACTAGGTTTTGGACTAGGAGGCGAATAACAATGGAAAAAGGGTTAGTAAGTGTTGTATTGCCTACATATAACAGAGCGAAAGTTCTACCTCGTGCTATTGAAAGCGTACTAAATCAGACATATACCAATATAGAGCTTATTATTGTTGATGATGGTTCTAGGGATAATACAAAAGAGATAATTAGAGAGTTTCAAAGCCAGGACGAGAGGATAGTATACCTAAGGAATAAGCGGAATTTAGGTGCGAATGCTGCTAGGAATATTGGTATTATGCATTCAACTGGGGAGTTTATAGCATTTATGGATAGTGATGATATGTGGTTGCCTTGGAAACTGGAGCGTCAAATTAAAATTATGTATTCGTCTTTGAATTCGTACCCTATTGTGTACTCAGGATTTATCAGAATATACAAAACGGACAAAAATAAAGTGATATTAAGTTATTATCCCCAAAAATCCCCTCCAGTTTCAGCAGATAGTACCTCAATACATCTCAATCTCTTGACTAATGCAAATTTTATTTCAACGCCAACTGTATTGATTCCTGCATTGTATATTAGGCAGAACAAATTGCTTTTTGATGAAAAGATGCCTCGATTGCAAGACTGGGAATTCTTTCTCCGATTATCAAAGCATTGTAATTGTAACTTTAGGTTTATTCCGGAACCATTAGTTATAGCGTATGTACAACCCGATAGTATCTCCATGAATCATAAAAAGTTCATAAAAGCTTTAAAAATCCTCTACACTAAATATTATTCTAAAGTTAACAATCAAGAAGCTTTAAGTACTTTTTATTTTTTAATGGGATATGCAATGTTTTTGTTGGGCAACATTGATGAAAGCCAGCATTATTTGGCAGTTTCATTAGAATTAAAAAAGAAAAACATCCCAACACTCTTTTTGTGGGCATCTCTTAAGTATCTTTCTCCAGCAGTTGCACATAGGATGAGGGAACTCTACTTCAAGATTTCAAATTATATTGCTAGCAAGCGTTTAAATATAGATTTTTCTAAATACATTAAGGGCATTTGAGGAATATATCTTGTTCCATTCTACTCTTGGGGATAATATTCTTAGGGGATTGTATGGCACTTTATATACAAACTGATGAACTTTAATTGGATGAAAGAGCATATAAGTCCTTATTCCAATAACCGGGCACTTAACGGTTTCAAAGCTTCTCGTCAATAATTCATCGTTTATTTCTTCCGTTTTCATCCCCAAAATAGATAGAACATATGCATAATATTCATCAGAGGAAACACAAGTAATATTGTGTACTTTAGCAAAATTTGTGTATTGCAATTCAGACAATATCAATGAATATCTAAAACTATCCTTTTCATAATAAGACATGCCGTCTATGCTTACATATTGGGGCTCTGTTAGGGTTAAAGTGAAGTAAATTGCAACTGTAATAACTCCCATAAGTTTTATTAACTTAGATTTATGGATTAGTATGTTACTTACCCCAATAGCTACAGGAACAGACAGGAACATCTCTGAAAAATACCACCATCTATGAGCAAGAAGTGCGAAACCTAATAATCTTGGGATGCTACCTAATACTGCATAACTACCTCCAATTAGGATAGTCAACGCTAAAATCTTATCTGACACTATTTCCTTTATACCACGCCTAAATAATAGTATTGCTATACCAATTAATGCAAGAATATGGTAAATTATCACAGGGATAACTCCAATCACTAAATCAAAAAAGTGTATTTTCGTTTTCATTACTGCGTATCCTCTAATTAATTTCGTTGCTATAAGACCAGTCTTCAAAATATCCAATATTTTTGGAGTATGACCTGAAATATAAGTCCACCAAAAATACACAACAACTCCTGATAATATAATCAACATGAATGTCTTTTTACTTGCATCTCTCGAGGATTTTAATATACTCTCATGGATCATCAAAAGCATGAACACAGAACCTAACGCAATAAACATAGCAATTGTTGAAATGCTATGAGTAATACTAAGAGTAAATGAAAAAATCAACAGTAACAAATACACCTTAGGAGATATATCCTCATTGAGAAATTTGAATAAGCTCCAAAATACTAGTGCTAAATAAACCCCTCCAAGACTATTTGGAATTGGATTTCGAAGCATAAATATGAAGTGTTCAGCTGAGATGGTTATTAACACTACAAGG
This Pyrococcus horikoshii OT3 DNA region includes the following protein-coding sequences:
- a CDS encoding nucleotide sugar dehydrogenase, which translates into the protein MNMDWVESLKKKIKDRSAIIGIVGLGYVGLPLAVAFSKKFNVIGYDINTKKIDSLKKRKSYIEDVRDDEINLNRLQPTNDPEDLKKCDFIIITVPTPLREDKTPDLSYVKDAARTVGRILRRGQFVILESTTYPGTTEEVLIPILEEESGLKVIEDFGVAYSPERIDPGNKRYKIENTPKVVGGLTPEFTELASMLYGSVIEKIVPVKDCKTAEAVKMLENVFRNVNIALVNELALIFEKMGIDIWEVIEAAKTKPYGFMAFYPGPGVGGHCIPVDPYYLSYRAKQFGIIPRFIETAGEINNYMPVHTVNLAETGLRKIGRKIRGAKVAVLGLAYKADISDTRESPAIKIIEELIERGAQVKVYDPYVKSVRTKFGTFRVTETLEDILKWSDCVIFVTDHSLFKEKMEEILKIFGETSTKKVIVDSRNIFEKVSPSTFFNSKLEYIKLGFGLGGE
- a CDS encoding glycosyltransferase family 2 protein; amino-acid sequence: MEKGLVSVVLPTYNRAKVLPRAIESVLNQTYTNIELIIVDDGSRDNTKEIIREFQSQDERIVYLRNKRNLGANAARNIGIMHSTGEFIAFMDSDDMWLPWKLERQIKIMYSSLNSYPIVYSGFIRIYKTDKNKVILSYYPQKSPPVSADSTSIHLNLLTNANFISTPTVLIPALYIRQNKLLFDEKMPRLQDWEFFLRLSKHCNCNFRFIPEPLVIAYVQPDSISMNHKKFIKALKILYTKYYSKVNNQEALSTFYFLMGYAMFLLGNIDESQHYLAVSLELKKKNIPTLFLWASLKYLSPAVAHRMRELYFKISNYIASKRLNIDFSKYIKGI